A stretch of DNA from Paenibacillus sp. FSL W8-0186:
ACAGGTCTTTCTTATATCGCCATCGCCTTCCTAAAAAGCTCCGGTTCCCCCGCCGTCCCCGCCGCCGCCTCCGCCGCCGGAGAAGCCGCCGCTGCTCCCGGAGGAAGAATCCGGAGGCATATAGGCAATGGCCTTCTGGGAATAGACCAGGCCCTCCACCGCAGACTGGCTGATCCGCGCCGCGACCGATTGCAATGCTTCGTCGCCGGAGCGGCGCTTCATCGCCTTTAGGAGCTGTGGCCCTGCATCCAGTATGATCGCGAATTCAGCGAGTCTGAGACCGGATTCCGTATCGTAGCGAGGAGCCCCTTTCGAATACCACTTTCCCCGTTTTAGCCGCCTGCGCCAATAACGAAGACCAGCGTGAAGCTTCCAGCCCTCCAGCGTCAAAGTATAGGGGCGCAGAATGAGCGAGAGTATAAATGTAATGACGATCAGCACGGCATACGTGCCTGTGGCAGAGCTGTCGTACAGAAATCCTGCCGCTGCGAAGCAGCCGAAGTAATACAATCCAGAAAGCCATCTTTTCTTCGGATAAGCAAGCGCAAATCCGGCCAGCGTTCCAACAATCAGAACCGCCCAGATGATACTTGAGGACTTCGAGACATCGATGACAAACAGGGCAAGGATCATCAAGAAATGAATAAGGATCATAGCCGGCTTCATGGTCCGCTGGAACTGATTCGGGTAAACATACGCGTGATAATCCTCACTGTGATCCAGCAGCACCCGCCATTTGTTAAAATCGGCGTGAAGGCGTTCGGATAGGCGCCGATACCGCTTCAACTCGTTGGCATCCTTCTTCTCCTTCCGTGTAGGGCCGGCAAACCGCTCGGTCTCCAGCTTTTTGCCATAGAAGAACTTATCCAGGAAAAACCTCTCCGTTTCGTTTAAAGCCGAGCGCCTTCCTGTGAAGACGAACTCCGGCAGGATGTCAGGCGCCTTCTTGTCTTCCAGCAGCCGCCTTGGGGCCTGCCTTTCCTCCATTGCCACAAGCCCTTGGTGCCGCAGCGAGAACACTCCGGCAAACATGTCCCGTATTTTCAGCCGCCCTTTACGGTAAATATATACCGCCAGCAGCGGATCGATCTCCTCCAGCTTACCGGAAGCTATTCTGCTTCGCAGAAGCCATCCCGCAACCCTTCGGAAGGGCAAAATTTGCAGCCCCAGCACTAGAAGGGCTCCATATGCCAGCAGCTCCAGCACAGCGTCAGCGATGGCCAGATGCTCCGTCCGTTTAGCTAACCGCAGTTCCCGCTCCCGTTCCGCAGCCAGAGCCGTTTCCAGCGGAAGCGCCTCCGGAAGTGCCGCCTGTTCGCTGATCCACTCTGCCGGAAACAGCACTCTTAAGCGGGCCGTCCCATACTGATCA
This window harbors:
- a CDS encoding DUF2207 domain-containing protein, giving the protein MRRWLWLPLALVIVMLAGCGGSKKFTMEEVDVAARIMPNGDLFVQELFTYRFEGSWNGMTRYVDPKGHGGIEFFEAYIPPEGQHFKDFTYDDLQRLAVDFNKDNDTYFIHAPSADETKRVYYRYRIKGAAVRYADTGELAWSFFKNNNDDIHNVTIDLQLGEPLDEERIHYFLHDRTGGQVSLIYGGKGEASYLRYSNALLDQYGTARLRVLFPAEWISEQAALPEALPLETALAAERERELRLAKRTEHLAIADAVLELLAYGALLVLGLQILPFRRVAGWLLRSRIASGKLEEIDPLLAVYIYRKGRLKIRDMFAGVFSLRHQGLVAMEERQAPRRLLEDKKAPDILPEFVFTGRRSALNETERFFLDKFFYGKKLETERFAGPTRKEKKDANELKRYRRLSERLHADFNKWRVLLDHSEDYHAYVYPNQFQRTMKPAMILIHFLMILALFVIDVSKSSSIIWAVLIVGTLAGFALAYPKKRWLSGLYYFGCFAAAGFLYDSSATGTYAVLIVITFILSLILRPYTLTLEGWKLHAGLRYWRRRLKRGKWYSKGAPRYDTESGLRLAEFAIILDAGPQLLKAMKRRSGDEALQSVAARISQSAVEGLVYSQKAIAYMPPDSSSGSSGGFSGGGGGGGDGGGTGAF